In a single window of the Macadamia integrifolia cultivar HAES 741 unplaced genomic scaffold, SCU_Mint_v3 scaffold869, whole genome shotgun sequence genome:
- the LOC122070272 gene encoding uncharacterized protein LOC122070272 isoform X3: protein MEIVSTHEASSNLFFWLSKAGNNSICEYITGLVSSLIVWELWKERNSVRHGEGSHIARSIIVKLLELYAVKSTMVDAGKKTQDGKTYSACIEDHSKGCKCPPGFKDVDESAKKSLPANVLSANASTPGVVMSAAAVAMHCICESMIHLIYPSIQVKRV, encoded by the exons ATGGAAATTGTTTCAACTCATGAGGCTTCaagcaatttatttttttggctttccAAAGCTGGGAATAATAGCATTTGCGAATACATTACAGGACTGGTTTCCTCCTTGATTGTTTGGGAATTGTGGAAGGAACGGAATAGCGTAAGGCATGGGGAAGGCTCCCATATAGCAAGGTCCATTATTGTAAAG CTTCTGGAGCTTTACGCTGTGAAATCAACAATGGTGGATGCTGGAAAAAAAACACAAGATGGGAAAACTTACTCTGCCTGCATA GAAGACCATTCGAAGGGTTGCAAGTGTCCACCAGGATTCAAAG ATGTTGATGAGAGTGCCAAGAAAAGCTTGCCTGCCAATGTCTTGAGTGCAAATGCAAGCACACCTGGGGTGGTTATGAGTGCAGCTGCAGTGGCAATGCATTGTATATGCGAGAGCATGATACAT TTGATTTATCCTTCGATTCAGGTAAAGAGGGTATGA
- the LOC122070272 gene encoding uncharacterized protein LOC122070272 isoform X5, protein MGSDCQIMILQLLELYAVKSTMVDAGKKTQDGKTYSACIEDHSKGCKCPPGFKDVDESAKKSLPANVLSANASTPGVVMSAAAVAMHCICESMIHLIYPSIQVKRV, encoded by the exons TCATGATTCTGCAGCTTCTGGAGCTTTACGCTGTGAAATCAACAATGGTGGATGCTGGAAAAAAAACACAAGATGGGAAAACTTACTCTGCCTGCATA GAAGACCATTCGAAGGGTTGCAAGTGTCCACCAGGATTCAAAG ATGTTGATGAGAGTGCCAAGAAAAGCTTGCCTGCCAATGTCTTGAGTGCAAATGCAAGCACACCTGGGGTGGTTATGAGTGCAGCTGCAGTGGCAATGCATTGTATATGCGAGAGCATGATACAT TTGATTTATCCTTCGATTCAGGTAAAGAGGGTATGA